The Prunus persica cultivar Lovell chromosome G7, Prunus_persica_NCBIv2, whole genome shotgun sequence genome has a segment encoding these proteins:
- the LOC18769692 gene encoding vacuolar protein sorting-associated protein 2 homolog 1, protein MSFLFGKRKTPAELLRENKRMLDKSIREIERERQALQGQEKKLIMEIKKSAKQGQMGAVKVMAKDLVRTRHQIEKFYKLKSQLQGVSLRIQTLKSTQAMGEAMKGVTKAMGQMNRQMNLPSLQKIMQEFERQNEKMELVTEVMGDAIDDALEGDEEEEETDELVSQVLDEIGIDVNQELVNAPSAAVAAPSAKNKVPQVEAAATDDTGIDSELQARLDNLRKM, encoded by the exons AGCTTCTGCGGGAAAACAAGAGGATGTTGGACAAATCTATTAGGGAAATAGAGAGGGAGAGGCAAGCCCTCCAAGGCCAAGAGAAGAAACTAATTATGGAGATTAAGAAAAGTGCCAAGCAAGGCCAGATG GGGGCCGTAAAAGTTATGGCAAAAGACCTTGTTCGAACACGACATCAGATTGAAAAGTTTTACAAGCTCAAATCCCAACTCCAGGGTGTATCTCTTAGAATCCAG aCATTGAAATCGACACAAGCTATGGGAGAGGCAATGAAAGGAGTGACAAAGGCAATGGGACAGATGAACAGACAGATGAACTTGCCATCACTGCAGAAAATTATGCAAGAATTTGAGAGGCAGAATGAGAAGATGGAATTGGTAACTGAAGTGATGGGTGATGCGATTGATGATGCTTTGGAAGGAgatgaggaagaggaggaaacCGACGAACTAGTGAGCCAAGTTCTTGATGAGATTGGAATAGACGTTAACCAAGAG CTTGTTAATGCGCCATCAGCTGCTGTTGCTGCACCATCTGCAAAGAACAAGGTTCCACAAGTGGAAGCAGCTGCAACTGATGACACTGGGATAGATAGTGAGTTACAGGCGAGGCTAGACAATTTAAGAAAGATGTAG